In Phoenix dactylifera cultivar Barhee BC4 chromosome 1, palm_55x_up_171113_PBpolish2nd_filt_p, whole genome shotgun sequence, the genomic stretch TCAAAGTATCGTAGGCTGGTAAGGTTACCTAGGCTATCTGGTAACTCTGCAAGATTCCGGCAATTAAGTGCCAATATCTGTAGGTGATAAAGGAGGCATATTGATTTAGGGAGCTTCTCAATTTTGTTGGATGTGATACGTAAGTAGCGCAGGTGCTTGAGGTTACCGAGTAAATCTAGAATCTCATCTTCCATTTCCCAACAAAATTGTAGAGCCCGTAAACATCTTAGTAGCGGTAGATTCTTAATTATTTCTGAGATTGTTGTTAGAAATCCAAACCAAGGCATTATTAACAAGGTTCGTAAAGCGCTAAAATTATGCAAGCGCGGTGatttccaaaatttcttttcatcTGTCACGTATAAATGGCGAACCTCATCGTGACTGGGTAGCTTCTTACCCATAATTGCCCAGAACTCATTCTCTGCAATAGATTTTGCTAGATCATGTATCATATCATGcatcttaaaaaaattaaactgATAGGAATCAAAGAACGATCTTCTTTGCAAGTCAATGAAATATTCATCGCCAATGTCTTCTATACTTCTACTTCCACATGTTTGGATGTAACCTTGCACCATCCACAATCGGACTAATTCATCTTTCTCAAATAGATAATCCTTGGGAAACATGGAACAATAAACGAAACAAGGTTTAAGACGGGCTGGCATGCGGCTATAGCTTAATCTAAGAGCTGGCAAAATCTCATTCTTCTCGTCGACTTCCCATATATCACTTTGTATGACATCCATCCAGCTATCTTCATCTGCCGTGTATCTCAGAAGACTTCCTATTGACTTCACCACCAATGGTAAACCGGAACACTTCTCGACAATCTGCTTATCCATATCCACCAAGCTTGGTTGTTGTACAGGGTCTCGACCACCAAATGCATAATGCCTGAATAATGCCCAAGACTGCTCTGCAGACAAGCAGAGAGGATGATAAGGACGCACTGTCTGCATGATCTCGGCGACCGAATCATTCCTACAGGTCATGATAATTGTCACCGTTTCTGCACCAACGAAGGGGTTTCTTAAGCTCTCCCAACGGCTTTGCTGTTCATTCCAGACGTCGTCGAGCACCAGCAACACTCTCTTCCCCTTCAGCTTTTCCTTGAGAGTATCTTGAAGTTTGCTTAGTTGTGTAGAATCACATGAACTTCCAGGAAGAGACTCAATGATGGCCTTTGTTAGCCTTGGAACATCAAAATCATCGGATACACAAACCCATCCAGTTAGATTGAAATATTGTTCTACTTTGGGGTCGTTGTAGACCAGTTGGGCGATCGTGGTTTTTCCTAGTCCCCCTTTGCCGACAATCGGAATGACGGAGACACCATTTCCCACACCCTCGGAAAACAGCAAATCAATTACCTCCTGCTTGTCGTGTTCCCTTCCATAAATACTCGACTCATCCACCATGTGGTTGGTTGGTGCTGGGTACGGAGCTTCGAGGACCCGTCGCTCTCCATCTTGCTCTCTTAAACGGAGGCGTTCCCGATCCTGCGAGATCTCATCGAACCTCTCCCTGATATCCCTGATTCTATCCC encodes the following:
- the LOC120104234 gene encoding putative disease resistance protein RGA3, producing the protein MGDRIRDIRERFDEISQDRERLRLREQDGERRVLEAPYPAPTNHMVDESSIYGREHDKQEVIDLLFSEGVGNGVSVIPIVGKGGLGKTTIAQLVYNDPKVEQYFNLTGWVCVSDDFDVPRLTKAIIESLPGSSCDSTQLSKLQDTLKEKLKGKRVLLVLDDVWNEQQSRWESLRNPFVGAETVTIIMTCRNDSVAEIMQTVRPYHPLCLSAEQSWALFRHYAFGGRDPVQQPSLVDMDKQIVEKCSGLPLVVKSIGSLLRYTADEDSWMDVIQSDIWEVDEKNEILPALRLSYSRMPARLKPCFVYCSMFPKDYLFEKDELVRLWMVQGYIQTCGSRSIEDIGDEYFIDLQRRSFFDSYQFNFFKMHDMIHDLAKSIAENEFWAIMGKKLPSHDEVRHLYVTDEKKFWKSPRLHNFSALRTLLIMPWFGFLTTISEIIKNLPLLRCLRALQFCWEMEDEILDLLGNLKHLRYLRITSNKIEKLPKSICLLYHLQILALNCRNLAELPDSLGNLTSLRYFELSMTRIRRLPGTVCQLRNLRCWFLRGTRVLRSYSMA